In Helianthus annuus cultivar XRQ/B chromosome 9, HanXRQr2.0-SUNRISE, whole genome shotgun sequence, the following are encoded in one genomic region:
- the LOC110876137 gene encoding uncharacterized protein LOC110876137 has translation MKIRLVVYTGGKWEIVNGKLEYVADADSSRRGLEIEPNLSYTALLSKLSNIWFGVGSSGFSSPKKFLVPDLNFCTDEENYDVVNDSQPNPDNSFENCSRSSSITFEPGHVSCLVDDCGWRFRARSFGDSGVFFVKSFNDKHTCSKTLTYPHVRQANPHVVAHYLKEPLKDSGRIYRCNEIVKDFRQRFQVEITTSQAWRGKSLALELLQGSSRESFAELPLYCYNLERANPGSVTHIKTDDERRFEMVFVAIGAAIRTFICNLRPVVIIDAAHLKGEFKGTLFLAVGMDGNNQILPISYGIGKSEDGECWTWFLSKLKECIGEIPEMAIISDRANSIHLAVRNVFPHVYHGLCCRHLMMNLRLPSDKKNEKLWWKTCKSYRLSDFNESFNALCLAVPRVRHTLTSIGFGRWARAHCPGNRYHYMTSNSAESINALSRHSRKMPVNQLLEFFRQSVQKWFYDRRLQGIHEKHLLTQWAQKKIFKKIEGSRTWTVAGIELNSYSVADSGKGGLVDFVNGTCSCRVWQVSGLPCGHVIAVSKFLGETDCSKYCFPCYSNEVYKKTYEEAIYPLPHRSEWETPEDLINLQPPHMTKRQAGRP, from the exons ATGAAGATTCGTTTGGTTGTATACACTGGCGGAAAGTGGGAAATCGTTAACGGAAAGTTGGAGTATGTTGCTGATGCTGATTCAAGTAGACGTGGTTTAGAAATTGAACCCAACCTTTCATACACCGCTCTTTTAAGTAAACTGTCAAACATTT GGTTTGGTGTTGGATCATCTGGTTTTTCAAGTCCAAAAAAATTTTTAGTTCCTGATTTAAATTTCTGTACTGATGAAGAAAATTATGATGTTGTAAACGACTCCCAACCAAATCCTGATAATTCTTTCGAAAATTGTTCGCGATCTTCATCAATTACTTTTGAACCAGGTCAC GTGTCATGTTTGGTCGACGATTGCGGTTGGCGTTTCCGTGCAAGGAGTTTTGGAGATAGTGGGGTGTTTTTTGTTAAGAGTTTTAACGATAAACACACGTGCTCGAAGACGCTAACGTACCCACATGTTCGTCAGGCAAACCCACATGTTGTTGCTCATTATTTAAAAGAACCTTTAAAAGACAGTGGAAGAATATATCGTTGTAATGAAATAGTGAAAGATTTTAGACAGAGATTCCAAGTTGAGATAACCACTAGTCAAGCTTGGCGTGGAAAAAGTCTGGCACTAGAGCTTTTACAAGGATCAAGCAGAGAGTCGTTCGCAGAACTACCACTTTACTGTTACAATCTTGAGCGGGCAAATCCTGGTTCTGTTACACATATCAAGACTGATGACGAGCGTCGGTTTGAGATGGTCTTTGTCGCGATTGGTGCTGCG aTTCGTACCTTTATATGCAATTTAAGACCGGTGGTGATCATTGATGCTGCACACCTAAAGGGTGAATTTAAAGGGACGTTATTTTTAGCTGTTGGGATGGATGGAAACAACCAAATTTTACCAATTTCCTACGGAATAGGAAAATCAGAGGATGGTGAATGTTGGACATGGTTTCTGTCAAAGCTTAAAGAATGTATCGGTGAAATACCTGAAATGGCCATAATTTCGGATAGAGCGAATTCTATACATCTGGCTGTTAGAAACGTCTTTCCACATGTTTATCATGGGTTATGCTGTCGTCATTTAATGATGAACCTACGTTTACCCTCTGATAAAAAAAATGAGAAGTTGTGGTGGAAGACATGCAAATCGTACCGATTGTCTGATTTTAACGAGTCATTTAATGCTCTTTGTCTTGCCGTTCCTAGAGTGCGACACACTCTAACAAGTATTGGGTTCGGTAGATGGGCACGGGCGCATTGTCCAGGCAATCGATATCATTATATGACATCTAACAGCGCGGAGTCTATTAACGCTTTATCTAGACACTCGCGTAAAATGCCGGTAAATCAACTCTTAGAGTTCTTCCGGCAATCTGTACAAAAGTGGTTTTACGATCGCCGTTTGCAAGGTATACATGAAAAACATTTACTTACACAGTGGGCACAgaagaaaatttttaaaaaaattgaagggTCTAGAACATGGACGGTTGCTGGGATTGAGTTAAACAGTTATTCTGTTGCAGACAGTGGAAAGGGGGGTTTAGTGGACTTTGTTAATGGAACATGTAGTTGCCGAGTTTGGCAGGTTTCTGGTTTACCATGCGGGCATGTTATCGCCGTTTCAAAATTTTTAGGTGAAACCGACTGCAGTAAGTATTGCTTCCCGTGTTACTCCAACGAAGTCTATAAGAAAACTTATGAAGAAGCGATTTATCCTCTTCCGCATAGATCTGAATGGGAGACTCCAGAAGACCTTATCAATCTTCAACCGCCACATATGACAAAGCGCCAGGCTGGTCGTCCTTGA